From the Paludisphaera mucosa genome, one window contains:
- a CDS encoding BON domain-containing protein, with the protein MIGLLAVTAPMAMGQATTNPNQLVADSVAGALRSSRTLAATRIEIEAQAGMVTLSGVAASPELKNEALARVQRVVGVTGVVDRIVVGDQTVRPAQYVPQQVAMGGHFGHGGVVGGGAIGGAPIGLNEGVQGGMVGGPVAGGFVNDGSPLPEGPAGGAGGGAGAVQGQPNYAWPSYAPPGNFSAVGYPTAYPWQAWPNIGPFYPYPEVPLDWRAVTLRWDDGIWWLDFKKNYTRPFFTPYPFGIFAY; encoded by the coding sequence GTGATCGGTCTCCTGGCCGTGACGGCCCCGATGGCGATGGGCCAGGCGACGACCAATCCGAACCAGCTCGTGGCCGACTCGGTCGCCGGGGCGCTGCGGAGCAGCCGGACTTTGGCCGCCACCCGGATCGAGATCGAAGCCCAGGCCGGCATGGTCACGCTCTCGGGCGTCGCCGCCAGCCCTGAGCTCAAGAACGAAGCCCTCGCCCGCGTCCAGCGGGTGGTCGGCGTCACCGGCGTCGTCGACCGCATCGTGGTCGGCGACCAGACGGTCCGCCCGGCCCAGTACGTCCCGCAGCAGGTCGCCATGGGCGGCCACTTCGGCCACGGCGGCGTGGTCGGCGGCGGCGCGATCGGCGGCGCGCCGATCGGCCTCAACGAGGGCGTCCAGGGCGGGATGGTCGGCGGCCCGGTCGCCGGCGGCTTCGTCAACGACGGCAGCCCGCTGCCCGAAGGCCCGGCCGGCGGCGCCGGCGGCGGGGCCGGGGCCGTGCAGGGTCAGCCCAACTACGCCTGGCCCAGCTACGCCCCTCCCGGAAACTTCTCGGCCGTCGGCTACCCGACCGCGTACCCCTGGCAGGCCTGGCCGAACATCGGCCCGTTCTACCCGTACCCGGAAGTGCCGCTCGACTGGCGCGCCGTGACCCTCCGCTGGGACGACGGCATCTGGTGGCTCGACTTCAAGAAGAACTACACCCGGCCGTTCTTCACCCCGTACCCCTTCGGCATCTTCGCCTACTGA
- a CDS encoding DPP IV N-terminal domain-containing protein, which yields MPFSSVLLLGLLPALVTQAPVPSDELATVAEKSDYKATARHEDVVALCKKIAEKSPNAHYTELGKTTEGRPLPLLIFADPPVKSAADASRSGKLVVLAIGDIHGGEVCGKEALPMLARELAAEPHPELLKSLIIAFAPIYNADGNERVSKDNRPGQVGPEEGMGTRGNARGLDLNRDFIKLEAPETRALVSFFNEWQPGLFIDTHTTNGSHHRYTISYDGPRNPAGDPSLITYARTRLFPALTTAFEKATGLETYYYGSFGGDHARWESFPALGRFGTNYFGLRNGIGILSEAYAYASYKTRVLATRDFVRECLKYASTNHDEIQKLLKNARAAAVDESPAEPRKVALRTESRPLKEAEPLLGFVEKEQDGRRVATEEPRDYPSQVMVDFEAVESVARPYAYLVPADQVEAATLLQRHGVVVQELREDLDLDVEIYRIDDVSSKSSTGWDSQNVQDLRVTPRTESRRIPAGTLVVKDAQALGALAATLLEPRSEDGLATWKTFPDLKAGGDFPVLRLLKPADLLTTAAASLVARKTDQPIRFNDRGEVANGNFGGSPTSPEWLDNDHYLRGGRGGVLKVDARTGRTEPFVTSDQILQALKRIAGFDEKAAGDLARRLATSVGPGGRFARSRPVVDPQHKAIVVAHEHDLYYLALDGSKGVRLTNDAAEESDPQFSPDGKQVAFVRDYDVHVVDVANPVDRALTTGGKDVLRHGRADWVYFEEIFDRSWSAYWWSPDSQRIAFLEFDDAEVPTLTMLHDEDSPRQVEVNRYPRSGEPNPRVRLGIVAAQGGPVQWADLSGYSAEAFLISGVSWKPDSKSVFAYVQDRVQTWLDLLEVAVDGAKPKVLFRDKTKAWIANATAPSFLKDGTFLWLSDRDGWPHLYHYAADGTPKGRLTEGPWEVRSVQHVDGDSGEVLFLGTKDAPMSTQLYRVKPGGPVERITSGTGSYQTQFSEDGKSFMAAWSDLTTPTRVKLYAADGSLIRTVDSNPVHKIQEFRFGPRERVQIPARDGFVLEGELILPADLDPKVKHPVWFTTYGGPHTPVVNDVWSGGRDWDQALASEGFIIFRVDPRPASGKGTASAWTAYKRLGVQELEDIKDALAWLKQRPYVDGDRIGMTGHSYGGYMTAFAMTHSDLFACGIAGAPVTDWRDYDSIYTERLMGLPQDNPEGYKTSSVVDAARNLHGKLLISHGAVDDNVSVRNTMRLVEALQDAGKDFELMIYPGSRHGIMSAHYNRLRLDFIRRNLAGTGMKAASPTASPSPASAGAGFHHP from the coding sequence ATGCCCTTTTCGTCGGTCCTGCTGCTCGGCCTGCTCCCGGCCCTCGTCACCCAAGCCCCGGTCCCGTCCGACGAACTCGCGACGGTCGCCGAGAAGAGCGACTACAAGGCGACCGCGCGCCATGAAGACGTCGTCGCACTTTGCAAGAAGATCGCCGAGAAGTCGCCCAACGCCCACTACACGGAACTGGGTAAGACGACCGAGGGTCGTCCCCTGCCCCTCCTGATCTTCGCCGATCCCCCGGTGAAGTCGGCGGCGGACGCCTCGCGCTCGGGCAAGCTCGTCGTGCTGGCGATCGGCGATATCCACGGCGGCGAGGTCTGCGGCAAGGAAGCCCTCCCCATGCTCGCCCGCGAGCTGGCCGCCGAGCCCCACCCCGAGCTGCTGAAGAGCCTGATCATCGCCTTCGCGCCCATCTACAACGCCGACGGCAACGAGCGTGTGTCGAAGGACAACCGGCCCGGCCAGGTCGGCCCCGAGGAAGGGATGGGCACCCGAGGCAATGCGCGCGGGCTCGACCTCAACCGCGACTTCATCAAGCTCGAAGCCCCCGAGACCCGGGCCCTCGTCAGCTTCTTCAACGAGTGGCAGCCCGGCCTGTTCATCGACACGCACACGACCAATGGCTCGCACCACCGCTACACGATCAGCTACGACGGACCCCGCAACCCGGCCGGCGACCCGAGCCTGATCACCTACGCGCGGACCAGGCTCTTCCCCGCTCTCACGACCGCGTTCGAAAAGGCGACGGGGCTGGAGACCTATTACTACGGCAGCTTCGGCGGCGACCACGCCCGCTGGGAAAGCTTCCCGGCGCTCGGCCGTTTCGGCACCAACTACTTCGGCCTCCGCAACGGGATCGGCATCCTCTCGGAAGCCTACGCCTACGCCTCTTACAAGACCCGCGTGCTGGCGACCCGCGACTTCGTCCGCGAGTGCCTGAAATACGCATCGACGAATCATGATGAGATCCAGAAGCTCCTCAAAAACGCCCGCGCCGCGGCCGTCGACGAATCCCCGGCCGAGCCTCGCAAGGTGGCCCTGCGGACCGAGTCGAGGCCGCTCAAGGAGGCCGAGCCGCTGCTGGGCTTCGTCGAGAAGGAGCAGGACGGCCGCCGCGTCGCGACCGAGGAGCCGCGCGATTATCCCTCGCAGGTGATGGTCGACTTCGAGGCCGTCGAGTCGGTCGCCCGGCCGTACGCCTACCTCGTCCCGGCCGATCAGGTCGAGGCCGCGACGCTCCTCCAGCGCCACGGCGTCGTCGTGCAGGAGCTTCGCGAAGACCTCGACCTCGACGTCGAGATCTATCGGATCGACGACGTTTCCAGCAAGTCGTCGACGGGCTGGGACAGCCAGAACGTGCAGGACCTCCGCGTGACGCCCCGGACGGAGTCGCGGCGGATCCCGGCGGGGACGCTCGTCGTGAAGGACGCCCAGGCGCTCGGGGCGCTCGCCGCGACCTTGCTGGAGCCGCGTTCCGAAGACGGCCTGGCGACCTGGAAGACGTTCCCGGACCTGAAGGCCGGCGGCGACTTCCCCGTGCTGCGGCTCTTGAAGCCGGCCGACCTTTTGACGACCGCGGCCGCGTCGCTCGTCGCGAGGAAGACGGACCAGCCGATCCGGTTCAACGATCGCGGCGAGGTCGCCAACGGGAATTTCGGCGGGTCGCCCACGAGCCCCGAATGGCTCGACAACGACCACTATCTGCGGGGCGGACGCGGGGGCGTCTTGAAGGTGGACGCTCGCACGGGCCGCACCGAGCCGTTCGTCACCTCGGATCAAATCTTGCAGGCGCTCAAGCGCATCGCCGGCTTCGACGAGAAGGCCGCCGGCGACCTGGCCCGTCGGCTCGCGACGAGCGTCGGCCCGGGGGGACGCTTCGCGCGGTCCCGCCCCGTCGTCGATCCCCAGCACAAGGCCATCGTCGTCGCGCACGAGCACGACCTCTACTACCTCGCCCTCGACGGCTCGAAGGGCGTGCGCCTGACCAACGACGCGGCCGAGGAATCGGACCCGCAATTCAGCCCCGACGGCAAGCAGGTGGCGTTCGTCCGCGACTACGACGTACACGTCGTCGACGTCGCGAATCCCGTCGACCGGGCGCTGACGACCGGCGGCAAGGACGTCCTCCGGCACGGCCGCGCCGACTGGGTCTACTTCGAGGAGATCTTCGATCGGTCGTGGTCGGCCTACTGGTGGAGCCCCGACTCGCAGCGGATCGCCTTCCTGGAGTTCGACGACGCCGAGGTCCCCACCCTCACGATGCTCCACGACGAGGATTCTCCGAGGCAGGTCGAGGTCAACCGCTATCCCCGCTCAGGCGAGCCCAACCCGCGGGTCCGGCTGGGGATCGTCGCCGCCCAGGGCGGTCCGGTCCAGTGGGCCGACCTGTCGGGCTACTCGGCCGAGGCTTTCCTCATCAGCGGCGTCTCGTGGAAGCCCGACTCGAAGTCGGTCTTCGCCTACGTCCAGGATCGCGTGCAGACGTGGCTCGACCTGCTGGAAGTCGCCGTCGACGGGGCCAAGCCGAAGGTCCTCTTCCGCGACAAGACGAAGGCCTGGATCGCCAACGCGACGGCCCCCTCGTTCCTGAAGGATGGCACGTTCCTCTGGCTCAGCGATCGCGACGGGTGGCCGCACCTCTACCATTACGCGGCCGACGGCACTCCGAAGGGGCGGCTCACCGAGGGGCCCTGGGAAGTGCGCAGCGTCCAGCACGTCGACGGCGATTCGGGCGAGGTGCTGTTCCTGGGGACGAAGGATGCGCCCATGTCGACGCAGCTCTACCGGGTCAAGCCCGGCGGGCCCGTCGAGCGGATCACCTCGGGGACGGGGAGCTACCAGACCCAGTTCAGCGAGGACGGCAAATCCTTCATGGCGGCCTGGTCCGACCTGACGACCCCGACTCGCGTGAAGTTGTACGCCGCCGACGGCAGCCTGATTCGGACGGTCGACTCGAACCCGGTCCACAAGATTCAGGAGTTCCGCTTCGGCCCTCGCGAGCGAGTGCAGATCCCGGCCCGCGACGGGTTCGTGCTGGAGGGCGAGTTGATCCTGCCGGCCGACCTCGACCCCAAGGTCAAGCATCCGGTCTGGTTCACGACCTACGGCGGGCCCCACACGCCGGTCGTCAACGACGTCTGGTCGGGCGGCCGCGACTGGGACCAGGCCCTGGCGTCGGAGGGGTTCATCATCTTCCGCGTCGACCCCCGCCCGGCGAGCGGCAAGGGGACGGCCTCGGCCTGGACCGCCTACAAGAGGCTCGGCGTCCAGGAGCTGGAGGACATCAAGGACGCACTCGCCTGGCTCAAGCAACGCCCCTACGTCGACGGCGACCGGATCGGCATGACCGGCCACAGCTACGGCGGCTACATGACCGCCTTCGCCATGACGCACTCCGACCTCTTCGCCTGCGGGATCGCCGGCGCGCCCGTCACCGACTGGCGCGACTACGACTCGATCTACACCGAGCGGCTGATGGGGCTCCCCCAGGACAATCCGGAGGGCTACAAGACGTCGTCCGTCGTCGACGCCGCCCGGAACCTGCACGGCAAGCTGCTGATCAGCCACGGCGCGGTCGACGACAACGTCTCGGTGCGGAACACCATGCGGCTGGTCGAGGCGCTCCAGGACGCGGGCAAGGATTTCGAGCTGATGATCTACCCCGGGTCGAGGCACGGCATCATGAGTGCGCACTACAACCGGCTGCGGCTCGACTTCATCCGCCGCAACCTTGCCGGGACTGGGATGAAAGCCGCATCGCCGACGGCGTCCCCCTCCCCCGCCTCGGCCGGCGCGGGCTTCCACCATCCCTGA
- a CDS encoding response regulator transcription factor: protein MSMDPLGRLLLVEDENVLRGLVHQFLTLENYDVEPVADGQAAVDAYACGGPYDVILLDLNLPVLPGVEACRQIKLMNPRQPFLVCSAAVLESHIEALHTLGVFDTLGKPYHPSELLTRIRMIMARVQAGAAITDSVRRGWRPDGRAHATLRPSALSEARMLE, encoded by the coding sequence ATGAGCATGGATCCGCTCGGGAGACTGCTGCTCGTCGAGGACGAGAACGTGCTGCGCGGGCTCGTCCACCAGTTCCTGACGCTGGAGAACTACGACGTCGAGCCCGTCGCCGACGGCCAGGCCGCGGTGGACGCGTACGCGTGCGGGGGGCCGTACGACGTCATCCTGCTCGACCTCAACCTGCCCGTCCTCCCCGGCGTGGAGGCCTGCCGGCAGATCAAGCTCATGAACCCCCGCCAGCCCTTCCTGGTCTGCAGCGCGGCCGTGCTGGAGTCGCACATCGAAGCCTTGCACACGCTCGGGGTCTTCGACACGCTGGGCAAGCCGTACCACCCGTCCGAGCTGCTGACCCGCATCCGGATGATCATGGCGAGGGTCCAGGCCGGGGCGGCGATCACCGACTCCGTGCGCCGCGGCTGGCGGCCCGACGGGCGGGCCCACGCGACGCTGCGGCCGTCCGCCTTGTCGGAAGCTCGCATGTTGGAGTAA
- a CDS encoding UvrB/UvrC motif-containing protein produces the protein MSESQAEDALSPAEKVRKFPNTPGIYLMKDALGRVIYIGKAKNLRARAGSYFHKAAETDKRIVNWIGEVADIDHLPADSEVDALLLEARLIKDIQPKHNRDLKDDKSFPYLQITTGEDFPRVNFTREPLDSGVKLYGPFPRAKSLRGAIQVLQRIFKFRTCSLEIDEDDPRWRWFRPCLLASIDQCTAPCNMRIDRETYRRDIHRLRLFLDGKKDVLLKEMNEEMREAGKALQFEKAARIRDEIKALANLNLRGDLAKHAQPEVFYIDPRKGLKGLKRVLHLESTPRTIDGVDIAHLGGTETVGSLVTFVDGLPFKPGYRRYRIKSVAGVDDFASIREVVGRRIDGLRERDEPFPDIFLIDGGKGQLSAALDAFEAKGVQPPTLISLAKREEEIYVPGRSDPIVLRRRAYALRLLQYVRDEAHRFAQHYHHMLRKKRVLGDDE, from the coding sequence ATGTCCGAATCCCAAGCCGAGGACGCGCTTTCTCCCGCCGAGAAGGTCCGGAAGTTCCCGAACACCCCGGGCATCTACCTGATGAAAGACGCCCTCGGGCGGGTCATCTACATCGGGAAGGCGAAGAACCTCCGCGCGCGGGCCGGGTCGTACTTCCATAAGGCCGCCGAGACCGACAAGCGGATCGTCAACTGGATCGGCGAGGTGGCCGACATCGACCACCTCCCCGCCGACAGCGAGGTCGACGCCCTGCTCCTGGAAGCCCGGCTGATCAAGGACATCCAGCCCAAGCACAACCGCGACCTCAAGGACGACAAGAGCTTCCCGTACCTCCAGATCACCACCGGCGAGGACTTCCCGCGGGTCAACTTCACCCGCGAGCCCCTCGATTCCGGCGTGAAGCTCTACGGCCCCTTCCCCCGTGCCAAGAGCCTGCGGGGGGCGATCCAGGTGCTCCAGCGGATCTTCAAGTTCCGCACCTGCTCGCTGGAGATCGACGAGGACGACCCCCGCTGGCGCTGGTTCCGGCCCTGTCTGCTGGCGTCGATCGACCAGTGCACGGCCCCCTGCAACATGCGGATCGACCGCGAGACCTACCGTCGCGACATCCACCGCCTCCGCCTCTTCCTGGACGGCAAGAAGGACGTCCTGCTGAAGGAGATGAACGAGGAGATGCGCGAGGCCGGCAAGGCCCTCCAGTTCGAGAAGGCCGCGCGGATCCGCGACGAGATCAAGGCCCTGGCGAACCTCAACCTGCGGGGCGACCTCGCCAAGCACGCCCAGCCCGAGGTCTTCTACATCGACCCCCGCAAGGGGCTGAAGGGCCTCAAGCGGGTGCTCCACCTGGAGTCGACGCCCCGGACGATCGACGGCGTCGACATCGCCCACCTGGGCGGGACCGAGACCGTCGGCTCGCTCGTGACGTTCGTCGACGGCCTCCCCTTCAAGCCGGGCTACCGCCGCTACCGGATCAAGAGTGTGGCCGGGGTCGACGACTTCGCCTCGATCCGCGAGGTCGTCGGCCGCCGGATCGACGGCCTCCGCGAGCGCGACGAGCCCTTCCCCGACATCTTCCTGATCGACGGCGGCAAGGGCCAGCTCAGCGCCGCGCTCGACGCCTTCGAGGCCAAAGGGGTCCAGCCGCCGACCCTCATCTCGCTCGCCAAACGCGAGGAGGAGATCTACGTCCCCGGCCGGTCCGACCCCATCGTCCTCCGCCGCCGCGCGTACGCCCTGCGGCTTTTGCAGTACGTCCGCGACGAGGCCCACCGCTTCGCCCAGCACTACCACCACATGCTCCGCAAGAAGCGCGTGCTCGGCGACGACGAGTGA
- a CDS encoding phospho-sugar mutase, which translates to MITVDAALAKIEDAERGGQLSSSAAAGIKRWLDEAPFAQYREKLLQDVEAGRWKPLDDAFFAVLEFGTGGRRGIMYPVGTNVLNSRTIAESARGLADYIQRAKGPGAACSCVIARDTRHNSPEFAELCARVLAGAGVKVHLFKDARSTPLLSFAVRHLGCDAGIMITASHNPPSDNGFKCYAANGGQVVPPDDAGIIACVEAASDRDIPEKSLEDGLKDGSIVYAGAEVDTAYITSVVGESVSHARGISIVYTPLHGVGETSVAAVLKADGFLDVNILASQRTQDGDFPNVPNHVSNPENPSALQAAIAEAKATGADLVLASDPDADRIGVGLPATGDPSGAWITLDGNQIGVLLAAFVMKQNADLGRLRPDHYLVTTLVSSQMTKALGKREGIRTEDDLLVGFKWIAQRVDREGPVGFLFGFEESHGYLKGTYARDKDASIASLLFAELTATCKDRRQTVVEYLDDLYIDVGHYGERLINKTYTGREGLGKIRSIMKAFRESPPRSVAGFPVTEVYDYGTHEIRDLSGSGKTLPLTEPSGDLLIFHTERDGVRFAARPSGTEPKIKFYLFARSPVADPDALASAKADTKAVLDRMTTDIEKYLEDVA; encoded by the coding sequence ATGATCACCGTGGACGCCGCCCTTGCGAAGATCGAAGACGCCGAACGGGGGGGGCAGCTGTCGTCGTCGGCCGCGGCCGGGATCAAGCGGTGGCTCGACGAGGCCCCGTTCGCGCAGTATCGCGAGAAGCTCCTGCAGGACGTCGAGGCCGGCCGCTGGAAGCCGCTCGACGACGCCTTCTTCGCGGTCCTGGAGTTCGGCACCGGCGGCCGTCGCGGGATCATGTACCCGGTCGGGACGAACGTCCTCAACAGCCGCACCATCGCCGAGAGCGCCCGCGGCCTGGCCGACTACATCCAGCGCGCCAAAGGTCCCGGCGCGGCCTGCTCGTGCGTGATCGCCCGCGACACCCGCCACAACTCGCCCGAGTTCGCCGAGCTGTGCGCTCGGGTGCTGGCCGGTGCCGGCGTGAAGGTCCACCTGTTCAAGGACGCCCGCTCGACCCCCCTGCTCTCGTTCGCCGTGCGGCACCTGGGCTGCGACGCGGGGATCATGATCACGGCCTCGCACAACCCGCCCTCGGACAACGGCTTCAAGTGCTATGCGGCCAACGGCGGCCAGGTCGTCCCCCCCGACGACGCGGGGATCATCGCCTGCGTCGAGGCCGCCTCCGACCGCGACATCCCCGAGAAGTCCCTCGAAGACGGCCTCAAGGACGGCTCGATCGTCTACGCGGGAGCCGAGGTCGACACGGCCTACATCACCTCGGTCGTGGGCGAGTCGGTCAGCCACGCGCGGGGGATCTCGATCGTCTACACCCCGCTGCACGGCGTCGGCGAGACCTCGGTCGCCGCGGTGCTCAAGGCGGACGGATTCCTGGACGTCAACATCCTGGCGTCGCAACGGACCCAGGACGGCGACTTCCCGAACGTCCCCAACCACGTCTCGAACCCCGAGAACCCCTCGGCCCTGCAGGCGGCCATCGCCGAGGCCAAGGCCACCGGGGCCGACCTGGTGCTCGCCAGCGACCCCGACGCCGACCGCATCGGCGTCGGCCTGCCGGCGACCGGCGACCCGTCCGGCGCGTGGATCACGCTCGACGGCAACCAGATCGGCGTGCTGCTCGCGGCCTTCGTCATGAAGCAGAACGCCGACCTGGGCCGGCTCCGGCCCGACCACTACCTCGTCACCACCCTGGTCTCCAGCCAGATGACCAAGGCCCTCGGCAAGCGCGAGGGGATCCGGACCGAGGACGACCTGCTCGTCGGCTTCAAGTGGATCGCCCAGCGCGTCGACCGCGAGGGGCCGGTCGGCTTCCTCTTCGGCTTCGAGGAGTCGCACGGCTACCTCAAGGGGACCTACGCCCGCGACAAGGACGCCTCCATCGCCTCGCTCCTCTTCGCCGAACTGACCGCCACCTGCAAGGACCGCAGGCAGACGGTCGTCGAGTACCTGGACGACCTCTACATCGACGTCGGCCACTACGGCGAGCGGCTGATCAACAAGACCTACACCGGCCGCGAGGGGCTCGGCAAGATCCGCTCGATCATGAAGGCCTTCCGCGAATCGCCCCCGAGGTCCGTCGCCGGCTTCCCCGTCACCGAGGTCTACGACTACGGGACGCACGAGATCCGCGACCTGAGCGGCTCGGGCAAGACCCTGCCGCTCACCGAGCCGTCGGGCGACCTCTTGATCTTCCACACCGAGCGCGACGGGGTCCGATTCGCCGCCCGGCCGTCGGGCACCGAGCCCAAGATCAAGTTCTACCTCTTCGCCCGCAGCCCGGTCGCCGACCCCGACGCCCTGGCCTCGGCCAAGGCCGATACCAAGGCGGTCCTTGACCGGATGACCACCGACATCGAAAAATATCTCGAGGACGTGGCCTAG
- a CDS encoding CAP domain-containing protein has protein sequence MARPTSRRSLRFENLEDRQLLSSVAPNNDQQLALQLINMARTTPQAAAQWISKNVGSDVSKTLKAYNVDVNAVKATIANSRPLPPVAWNSNLADAAQAHSQDMADNQFQSHTGSDGSSADARIASSGYKAATTGENAFAYANSVDNAMQAFLYDWGVADAGHRRNLLQPGVSPDASFTDVGVGVAKSTGKVGPVLVTQDFGSRSNAPAQLVGVVYGDSDGNDFYTPGEGQGGVEIDATNLDSGKTASTKTWDSGGYQMPLSPGRYQVTASENNVVIKQINLSVANLNVAQDFLTSDAWDGRSLSAATAKSTPPAAPTVQAARVAPAAVTMAATSAPAPTPTPAPVTVSVASTPAPSNGSKVAVFAPSDWKGPSVTVASTPADDAATAKAPLANWTTWKANAR, from the coding sequence ATGGCTCGACCGACGTCACGACGATCGCTGCGATTCGAGAACCTTGAGGATCGCCAACTGCTGTCGTCGGTCGCCCCCAACAACGACCAGCAACTCGCCCTCCAGCTGATCAACATGGCCCGCACGACCCCCCAGGCGGCGGCCCAGTGGATCTCGAAGAACGTCGGCTCGGACGTCTCCAAGACGCTCAAGGCCTACAACGTCGACGTCAACGCGGTGAAGGCCACGATCGCCAACAGCCGGCCCCTGCCCCCCGTGGCCTGGAACTCGAACCTCGCCGACGCCGCCCAGGCCCACAGCCAGGACATGGCCGACAACCAGTTCCAGTCGCACACCGGCTCGGACGGCTCCTCGGCCGACGCCCGGATCGCGAGCTCGGGCTACAAGGCCGCGACGACCGGCGAGAACGCCTTCGCCTACGCCAACAGCGTCGACAACGCGATGCAGGCGTTCCTCTACGACTGGGGCGTCGCCGACGCCGGCCACCGCCGCAACCTGCTGCAGCCCGGCGTCTCGCCCGACGCCTCCTTCACCGACGTCGGCGTCGGCGTCGCCAAGTCGACCGGCAAGGTCGGCCCCGTCCTGGTGACCCAGGACTTCGGCAGCCGCAGCAACGCCCCGGCCCAGCTCGTCGGCGTGGTCTACGGCGACAGCGACGGCAACGACTTCTACACCCCCGGCGAAGGGCAGGGGGGCGTCGAGATCGACGCCACCAACCTCGACAGCGGCAAGACCGCCTCGACCAAGACCTGGGACTCGGGCGGCTACCAGATGCCGCTCTCGCCCGGCCGCTACCAGGTGACCGCCAGCGAGAACAACGTGGTCATCAAGCAGATCAACCTCTCGGTCGCGAACCTGAACGTCGCCCAGGACTTCCTCACCAGCGACGCCTGGGACGGCCGCTCGCTGTCCGCCGCGACCGCCAAGTCCACGCCCCCGGCGGCGCCCACGGTCCAGGCCGCCCGGGTCGCTCCGGCGGCCGTGACGATGGCCGCGACGTCGGCCCCGGCCCCGACGCCCACGCCGGCCCCGGTCACGGTCAGCGTCGCCTCGACGCCCGCTCCCTCGAACGGCTCCAAGGTGGCGGTCTTCGCCCCGAGCGACTGGAAGGGCCCGTCGGTCACGGTCGCCTCGACGCCCGCCGACGACGCCGCCACGGCCAAGGCCCCGCTCGCCAACTGGACGACCTGGAAGGCCAACGCCCGCTGA
- a CDS encoding secondary thiamine-phosphate synthase enzyme YjbQ has translation MIHQQTLTVPSRGRGTIEITAEVEQIVAASGVRTGLCNVFIRHTSASLIVCENADPSVRQDLERFAARLAPDGDPLFRHTLEGPDDMPAHVRSILTQTALTIPVVDGSPALGTWQGVFVWEHRTQPHRRLVVVTVQGDA, from the coding sequence GTGATCCACCAGCAGACTCTGACAGTCCCCTCTCGCGGTCGCGGGACGATCGAGATCACGGCCGAGGTCGAGCAGATCGTCGCCGCGTCGGGCGTTCGGACGGGGCTTTGCAACGTCTTCATCCGGCACACGAGCGCCTCGCTGATCGTCTGCGAGAACGCCGACCCGAGCGTCCGCCAGGACCTCGAACGGTTCGCGGCGCGGCTGGCTCCCGACGGCGATCCGCTGTTCCGGCACACGCTCGAAGGCCCCGACGACATGCCCGCCCACGTGCGGTCGATCCTGACCCAGACGGCCCTCACGATCCCCGTCGTCGACGGCTCGCCGGCGCTCGGGACCTGGCAGGGCGTCTTTGTCTGGGAGCACCGGACGCAGCCGCACCGGCGGTTGGTGGTCGTCACCGTCCAGGGCGACGCCTGA
- a CDS encoding YybH family protein: MSTWTVRRGVALSASFILALCAGPEVGAQVAAGPTSKTAAEAEIRAFDAAFVDWYNKGDAKALASLYTEDADVFEADGARYRGRDLIERSYTETIAAQKGAKLTLEIESIRPLSADVVKEEGRSLTTLATGAVVPRFYTALFVKSDGRWLIASVREETDSLVRPHDRLKELDWLIGDWVAAGTELDAQVHGGWSADGNFLILDYSVKRGVKPMMQVTQRVGWDAVASQFHSWEFDSEGGFGEGIWSRDGERWVVKQTGVRPEGVTASSTRILTRKRAYLVSLLVTDQVVGGVAIPGEERSALTRVPPVPQLGAGPPRPINEKSPQ, from the coding sequence GTGTCGACGTGGACTGTTAGACGAGGCGTCGCCCTGTCGGCGTCCTTCATCCTGGCTCTTTGCGCAGGCCCCGAAGTCGGGGCCCAGGTCGCGGCCGGGCCGACCTCGAAAACCGCGGCCGAGGCCGAGATCCGGGCCTTCGACGCCGCGTTCGTGGACTGGTACAACAAGGGCGACGCCAAGGCGTTGGCCTCCCTGTACACCGAGGACGCCGATGTCTTCGAGGCCGACGGCGCGCGCTATCGGGGCCGCGACCTCATCGAGCGCAGCTATACCGAGACAATCGCCGCCCAGAAGGGGGCCAAACTCACCCTGGAGATCGAGTCGATCCGCCCCCTGTCGGCCGACGTCGTCAAAGAGGAGGGGCGCTCATTGACGACCCTCGCGACCGGTGCCGTGGTGCCCCGGTTCTACACGGCACTCTTCGTCAAGAGCGACGGCCGCTGGCTGATCGCGAGCGTCCGCGAGGAGACCGACTCGCTGGTCCGTCCTCACGATCGGCTCAAGGAGCTGGACTGGCTGATCGGCGACTGGGTCGCCGCGGGAACGGAATTGGACGCCCAGGTCCACGGCGGCTGGTCGGCCGACGGCAACTTCCTAATCCTCGACTACAGCGTCAAGCGCGGGGTTAAGCCCATGATGCAGGTGACCCAACGGGTGGGCTGGGACGCCGTGGCGAGCCAGTTCCACTCCTGGGAGTTCGATTCCGAAGGCGGTTTCGGAGAAGGTATTTGGAGCCGGGACGGAGAGCGCTGGGTCGTCAAGCAGACCGGCGTCCGTCCCGAGGGCGTCACGGCCTCGTCGACCCGCATCCTGACCCGCAAACGCGCCTACCTCGTGTCATTGCTCGTCACCGATCAGGTCGTCGGCGGCGTCGCCATACCCGGAGAGGAAAGGTCGGCCCTGACCCGGGTTCCGCCGGTGCCGCAGCTCGGCGCCGGCCCCCCCCGCCCGATCAACGAAAAGAGCCCGCAATGA